The following are encoded in a window of Nakamurella sp. A5-74 genomic DNA:
- a CDS encoding DUF6596 domain-containing protein, with translation MTDPLARPGQRGDPALTGPSDLAELLRPLVPRVLSALARRHSDFAACEDAVQEALLAATTQWPQTGVPVEPAAWLITVAHRRYLDGIRAATAQLRREVRHRQDRSISVAGVVDPPALPAPAASHPLGDDHDVGALLVLCCDPALPRPAQVALTLRAVCGLTTDQIAALHLVPSATVGQRISRAKTLLRTHHVHFDGVPAELLPQRLNAVLDVLYLLFTEGHTSSAGSDLHDVSLTREAIRVTRMLAAAVPEHDEATGLLALMLLTDARAGARVDPAGDLVPLGEQDRTRWDRRMIREGTDIVEQLLPSGEVGRFQLLAAVAAVHADAPSADRTDWLQIVVLYRMLDRIAPGPMTTLALAVAVGEAHGAEAGLAVVAELGEPSTARLRHRLHAVRGHLLEAAGDHDGAIADYRLAAALTSSAPEQRHLNARAVSVEQGAGAAAAPPDPERTLNRP, from the coding sequence ATGACGGATCCGCTTGCCCGGCCCGGTCAGCGCGGGGATCCCGCGCTGACCGGGCCGTCCGACCTCGCGGAGCTGTTGCGTCCGTTGGTGCCGCGGGTGCTGTCCGCGTTGGCCCGTAGGCACTCCGACTTCGCTGCGTGTGAGGACGCAGTGCAGGAGGCGTTGCTGGCGGCCACGACGCAATGGCCGCAGACCGGCGTGCCGGTGGAGCCGGCGGCGTGGCTGATCACTGTGGCCCACCGCAGGTACCTCGACGGCATCCGCGCTGCCACGGCGCAGCTGCGACGCGAGGTGCGGCACCGTCAGGACCGCAGCATCTCCGTGGCCGGGGTGGTCGATCCGCCCGCGCTGCCGGCGCCGGCTGCCTCGCATCCACTCGGCGACGACCACGATGTCGGCGCGCTGCTGGTGCTCTGCTGTGACCCTGCGCTGCCGCGTCCCGCGCAGGTCGCCCTGACCCTGCGCGCGGTGTGCGGGTTGACCACCGACCAGATCGCCGCTCTGCACCTGGTACCCAGCGCCACCGTCGGCCAGCGGATCAGCCGGGCCAAGACGTTGCTGCGCACCCACCACGTGCACTTCGACGGCGTTCCGGCCGAGCTCCTCCCGCAGCGTCTCAACGCCGTCCTCGACGTGCTGTACCTGCTGTTCACCGAGGGCCACACCAGCAGCGCCGGCAGCGATCTGCACGACGTGTCGCTGACCCGTGAAGCCATCAGGGTCACCCGGATGCTGGCCGCGGCGGTCCCCGAGCACGACGAGGCCACCGGCCTGCTCGCGTTGATGCTGCTGACCGATGCCCGGGCGGGCGCCAGGGTCGACCCGGCCGGGGATCTCGTTCCCCTGGGCGAACAGGACCGCACCCGCTGGGACCGCCGGATGATCCGCGAAGGAACCGACATCGTCGAGCAACTGCTGCCCAGCGGTGAGGTAGGACGCTTCCAACTGCTCGCAGCCGTCGCCGCCGTGCACGCCGACGCCCCGTCGGCAGATCGGACAGACTGGCTGCAGATCGTGGTCCTGTACCGGATGCTGGATCGGATTGCCCCAGGCCCGATGACCACCCTCGCCCTCGCCGTCGCCGTCGGTGAAGCACACGGCGCTGAGGCAGGACTGGCGGTCGTGGCCGAACTGGGCGAGCCTTCGACCGCCCGCTTGCGGCACCGCCTGCATGCGGTGCGAGGTCACCTCCTCGAAGCCGCCGGCGACCACGACGGGGCGATCGCCGACTACCGCCTGGCCGCCGCCCTCACCTCCAGCGCACCCGAACAACGCCACTTGAACGCGCGGGCGGTGAGTGTCGAGCAGGGGGCCGGCGCAGCGGCCGCACCGCCTGACCCTGAACGGACCCTGAACAGACCCTGA
- a CDS encoding YciI family protein: MKFVILIHSNPQPWGHPTVDFLPEYQDLPADQRQQINTEFDALLEHMSAAGELVGGEALADPSSSTLYRQHEGKPVVTDGPYSETKEHFAGFFLIDVESRERAQEIAAQFSGPGETVELRPAM, translated from the coding sequence ATGAAGTTCGTCATTCTGATCCACTCGAACCCCCAGCCGTGGGGGCACCCGACCGTCGACTTCCTGCCGGAGTACCAGGATCTCCCGGCCGATCAACGTCAGCAGATCAACACCGAGTTCGATGCCCTCCTGGAGCACATGTCCGCAGCCGGGGAGCTCGTGGGCGGAGAGGCGCTGGCCGACCCGTCGTCATCGACGCTCTATCGGCAGCACGAGGGCAAGCCGGTGGTCACGGACGGCCCCTACTCCGAGACCAAGGAGCATTTCGCAGGCTTCTTCCTGATCGACGTCGAGAGCAGGGAGCGGGCACAGGAGATCGCCGCGCAGTTCTCCGGTCCCGGCGAGACCGTCGAGCTGCGACCGGCGATGTGA
- a CDS encoding MBL fold metallo-hydrolase, translating to MPDPSPTDGRTAYTGHVDAGGPAALRTLSAITITKLSVGPMDNNAYLLVCRTTGDALLIDAAAESERILELLGVGPDRPRLRSIVTTHRHADHWEALPAVAGVTGANLYAGAEDASELPVPTDVALEQGMTVPLGDSTLEVIALRGHTPGSIALLYRDPTGNGHLFTGDSLFPGGPGRTTSPEDFAALIADLQERVFDILPDDTWVYPGHGDDTTLGTERPQLPEWRSRGW from the coding sequence ATGCCCGATCCCTCCCCCACCGATGGCCGGACCGCCTACACCGGGCACGTCGATGCCGGTGGCCCTGCGGCCCTGCGCACCCTGTCGGCGATCACCATCACCAAGTTGTCTGTCGGGCCGATGGACAACAACGCCTACCTGTTGGTCTGCCGGACCACCGGTGATGCGCTGCTGATCGATGCGGCTGCCGAGTCGGAGCGGATCCTGGAGCTGTTGGGGGTGGGGCCCGATCGACCGCGGCTGCGCAGCATCGTCACCACCCACCGACATGCCGACCACTGGGAAGCGCTGCCCGCCGTCGCAGGGGTGACGGGCGCCAACCTGTACGCCGGCGCCGAGGATGCCTCCGAGCTCCCCGTCCCGACCGACGTGGCACTCGAGCAGGGGATGACGGTGCCGCTGGGCGACAGCACCCTCGAGGTGATCGCGCTGCGCGGGCACACGCCGGGATCCATCGCCCTGCTCTACCGGGACCCGACGGGCAACGGCCACCTGTTCACCGGTGACTCGCTGTTCCCCGGCGGCCCGGGCCGGACGACCTCACCGGAGGACTTCGCTGCCCTGATCGCCGACCTGCAGGAGAGGGTCTTCGACATCCTGCCGGACGACACCTGGGTGTACCCGGGGCACGGCGACGACACCACGCTCGGCACGGAGCGGCCGCAGCTGCCGGAATGGCGCTCGCGCGGGTGGTGA
- a CDS encoding phosphoribosyl-ATP diphosphatase, which translates to MKTFDGLFAELSAKAVSRPEGSGTVEALDAGVHAQGKKLIEEAGEVWIAAEHEGDDALALEISQLLYRTQVIMLGRGISLEQVYRHL; encoded by the coding sequence GTGAAGACATTCGATGGCCTGTTCGCCGAACTCTCGGCGAAGGCGGTGTCCCGTCCCGAGGGTTCGGGCACCGTCGAAGCGCTCGATGCCGGCGTGCACGCCCAGGGCAAGAAGCTCATCGAGGAAGCGGGCGAGGTGTGGATCGCCGCCGAGCACGAAGGTGACGACGCGCTCGCGCTGGAGATCTCCCAGTTGCTGTACCGCACCCAGGTGATCATGCTCGGCCGGGGGATCAGCCTGGAGCAGGTCTACCGGCATCTGTAG
- the hisG gene encoding ATP phosphoribosyltransferase produces the protein MLKVAVPNKGTLSEPASAMLAEAGYRRRTESRDLTVIDTANDVEFYFLRPKDIAVYVGSGELDLGITGRDLAGDAQAPVAELIPLGFGHSSFRYAAPVGTDWSVAALAGKRVATAYANLVRADLAGHGVQAEVIKLDGAVEISLQLGVADAIADVVDSGRTLRQNGLAVFGDVILASEAVLIARQGVETTPAMNQLSKRLQGVVFAQQYLMLDYDCPRSLLERATAITPGLESPTVAPMADPDWVAVRAMVLRSKANPIMDELAELGARAILASDIRSIRL, from the coding sequence ATGCTGAAAGTTGCCGTCCCCAACAAGGGCACCCTCTCCGAGCCGGCCAGCGCGATGCTGGCCGAAGCCGGTTACCGCCGTCGCACCGAGAGCCGCGACCTGACCGTCATCGACACCGCCAACGACGTGGAGTTCTACTTCCTGCGCCCCAAGGACATCGCCGTCTACGTCGGTTCGGGGGAACTCGACCTCGGCATCACCGGCCGAGACCTGGCCGGGGACGCCCAGGCGCCGGTGGCCGAGCTCATCCCGCTCGGGTTCGGGCACTCCTCGTTCCGGTACGCCGCTCCCGTCGGGACCGACTGGAGCGTCGCCGCGCTCGCCGGCAAGCGGGTCGCCACCGCCTACGCGAACCTGGTGCGCGCCGACCTCGCGGGGCACGGGGTGCAGGCAGAGGTGATCAAGCTGGACGGCGCCGTCGAGATCTCCCTGCAGCTCGGTGTCGCCGATGCGATCGCCGACGTCGTCGACTCAGGTCGCACCCTGCGGCAGAACGGACTTGCGGTGTTCGGTGACGTCATCCTCGCCTCCGAGGCGGTGCTGATCGCCCGGCAGGGCGTCGAGACCACTCCGGCCATGAACCAGCTGTCCAAGCGGCTGCAGGGGGTGGTCTTCGCCCAGCAGTACCTGATGCTCGACTACGACTGCCCGCGCTCGCTGCTGGAGCGGGCCACCGCCATCACCCCAGGTCTGGAGTCGCCGACCGTCGCGCCGATGGCCGACCCCGACTGGGTGGCCGTCCGCGCAATGGTGTTGCGCAGCAAGGCCAACCCGATCATGGACGAGCTGGCCGAGCTGGGTGCCAGGGCGATCCTGGCCTCCGACATCCGCTCGATCAGGCTGTGA
- a CDS encoding thioesterase family protein, translated as MSISSPDAPSGSGPSHASDGSGPVPAFYYEPLGEGRFRATEHTEGAWQSTEQHMAPVSGLLTHALEAASGRSDLITSRIAFDILGMIQRTEVQVTAEVIRPGRTIELVQAEMSAGGRAMVRATGWRLTASDTSSVAGHEFESMPGPDEAEPWAGDDTWGGRFIAGLEFRVLPGWRPGRGRCWIRTPVGLIDGEPTSRLAGCLGLVDSANGIAVRRSPSEMLFPNTDLTVHLLREPQGDWVGLDTSVNFGSGGIGITSSVLHDVTGPLGVAAQTLTLRVR; from the coding sequence GTGAGTATCTCCTCCCCGGACGCCCCGTCGGGTTCTGGTCCGTCGCATGCCTCGGACGGTTCCGGTCCCGTCCCCGCCTTCTACTACGAACCACTCGGCGAGGGACGCTTCCGCGCCACCGAACACACCGAGGGGGCCTGGCAGAGCACCGAACAGCACATGGCGCCGGTGTCGGGTCTGCTCACCCACGCACTCGAGGCGGCGTCCGGACGGTCGGACCTGATCACCTCACGGATCGCGTTCGACATCCTCGGAATGATCCAACGCACCGAGGTGCAGGTGACGGCCGAGGTCATCCGTCCGGGCCGCACCATCGAGCTCGTCCAGGCGGAGATGAGCGCAGGCGGGCGCGCGATGGTGCGGGCGACCGGCTGGCGACTCACCGCCTCCGACACCAGCTCGGTCGCCGGCCACGAGTTCGAGTCGATGCCCGGTCCCGACGAGGCGGAGCCGTGGGCGGGCGATGACACGTGGGGTGGGCGGTTCATCGCCGGCCTCGAGTTCAGAGTGTTGCCAGGATGGCGCCCCGGCCGAGGGCGCTGCTGGATCCGTACGCCGGTCGGGCTCATCGACGGGGAACCGACGTCGCGACTGGCCGGCTGTCTGGGGTTGGTCGACAGCGCCAACGGCATCGCCGTTCGCCGGTCACCCAGCGAGATGCTGTTCCCCAACACCGATCTGACCGTCCATCTGCTGCGGGAGCCGCAGGGCGACTGGGTCGGGCTGGACACCTCGGTCAACTTCGGGTCCGGCGGGATCGGCATCACCTCCAGCGTGCTGCACGACGTGACCGGCCCGCTCGGGGTGGCCGCCCAGACCCTGACGCTCCGGGTCCGCTGA
- a CDS encoding M50 family metallopeptidase: MNASGSTGPRSARGPRWVVLGAVVRPSRGWPLSAAIAIIVVAFVAGRVLRDRSGPVVALFSVGLVALLIVGVLLHEFGHLIAARWAGQRVLGIRFDILGGRTDIVGESRGHGRDALVAAAGPLVSVLLAALAAAVATAFTPQSLPWLLSMAIALINGLLAVFNLLPALPLDGGEILRSLLLAIGVRRSVAARAVLGGSLLVGAGLLAAALLVGSRGDLPTAVVLVGIGVHLGAIALSAARHERSSVADDAGPTPRRPATGAVDEVGASGTGRPAIVLTTDSFGAVSAALATDPAQRWVLIDDEGDVVSVWSREELTRILGDRSADRRTSVRTLPAHPPSNDDRTA, encoded by the coding sequence GTGAATGCGTCAGGCAGCACCGGGCCCCGATCGGCCCGGGGACCCCGGTGGGTGGTGCTGGGTGCGGTCGTCCGACCCAGTCGTGGCTGGCCGCTCTCCGCTGCCATCGCGATCATCGTGGTGGCGTTCGTCGCCGGCCGGGTGCTGCGGGATCGCTCGGGCCCGGTGGTCGCACTGTTCTCGGTCGGTCTGGTCGCCCTGCTCATCGTCGGTGTTCTGCTGCACGAGTTCGGGCACTTGATCGCCGCGCGGTGGGCCGGTCAGCGGGTGCTGGGCATCCGGTTCGACATCCTCGGTGGCCGGACGGACATCGTCGGCGAGTCGCGCGGGCACGGTCGCGATGCGCTGGTGGCCGCCGCGGGCCCGCTGGTGTCGGTGCTGCTGGCCGCGCTGGCCGCCGCGGTGGCGACCGCATTCACCCCGCAGAGCCTGCCGTGGTTGTTGTCGATGGCGATCGCGCTGATCAACGGCCTGCTCGCGGTGTTCAACCTGCTTCCCGCACTGCCGTTGGACGGCGGCGAGATCCTGCGTTCGCTGTTGCTCGCGATCGGGGTGCGGCGATCCGTCGCGGCCCGTGCGGTGCTCGGCGGCTCGTTGCTGGTGGGGGCCGGCCTGCTCGCCGCGGCGCTGCTGGTCGGATCGCGGGGGGATCTGCCGACCGCCGTCGTGCTGGTCGGTATCGGGGTCCACCTCGGTGCGATCGCGCTGTCGGCCGCCCGACACGAGCGGTCGTCGGTCGCGGACGACGCCGGTCCCACCCCCCGCCGTCCGGCGACCGGCGCGGTGGACGAGGTCGGCGCGTCCGGTACCGGCCGACCTGCGATCGTGCTGACCACCGACTCGTTCGGAGCTGTCTCGGCGGCGCTGGCCACGGACCCCGCCCAACGCTGGGTACTCATCGACGACGAAGGTGACGTCGTCTCGGTTTGGTCGCGGGAGGAGTTGACCCGGATACTCGGCGACCGCAGTGCAGACAGGCGCACGTCCGTCCGCACGCTGCCCGCACACCCACCCAGCAACGACGACAGGACAGCATGA
- a CDS encoding tRNA (adenine-N1)-methyltransferase, whose product MSREFEVGDRVQLTDSKGRKYTVILEAGAVYHTHRGGLNHDDLIGAPEGSVVQSVVGTPYLALRPLLSDYVLSMPRGAAVIYPKDAAQIVHWGDIFPGARVMEGGAGSGALTCSLLRAVGTTGSVLSYEIRDDHAVHAQRNVDQFFASTPDNWTMVIGDMADHEGEVDRVILDMLEPWEMLPMVSRSLVPGGVMIVYVATTTQLSKVAEAIREQGGWTEPAAWETLHRPWHLVGLAVRPEHRMQGHTAFLLSARRLAPGVVAPRPQRRPNASARETTGK is encoded by the coding sequence ATGAGCCGCGAATTCGAAGTCGGGGACCGGGTCCAGCTGACCGATTCCAAGGGCCGCAAGTACACCGTGATCCTGGAGGCAGGAGCGGTGTACCACACCCATCGCGGCGGGTTGAACCACGACGACCTGATCGGTGCCCCCGAAGGGAGCGTGGTGCAGTCCGTCGTCGGCACGCCGTACCTGGCGCTGCGACCGCTGCTCAGCGACTACGTGCTGTCGATGCCGCGTGGCGCCGCGGTGATCTACCCCAAGGACGCGGCCCAGATCGTGCACTGGGGTGACATCTTCCCGGGCGCCAGGGTGATGGAGGGTGGTGCCGGATCGGGTGCACTCACCTGCTCGCTGCTGCGGGCGGTCGGCACGACCGGTTCCGTGCTCTCGTACGAGATCCGGGACGACCATGCGGTGCACGCCCAGCGCAACGTCGACCAGTTCTTCGCCTCCACCCCGGACAACTGGACCATGGTGATCGGCGACATGGCCGACCACGAGGGTGAGGTCGACCGGGTGATCCTCGACATGCTCGAGCCGTGGGAGATGCTGCCGATGGTGAGCAGGTCGTTGGTGCCCGGCGGCGTGATGATCGTCTACGTCGCGACGACCACCCAGCTCTCCAAGGTGGCCGAGGCGATCAGGGAGCAGGGCGGCTGGACCGAACCCGCCGCCTGGGAGACGCTGCACCGACCGTGGCACCTGGTCGGCCTGGCGGTCCGGCCCGAACACCGGATGCAGGGCCATACGGCGTTCCTGCTCAGCGCACGCCGACTGGCCCCGGGAGTGGTCGCGCCGCGGCCGCAGCGCCGCCCCAACGCCTCCGCACGCGAGACCACCGGCAAGTGA
- the arc gene encoding proteasome ATPase, whose amino-acid sequence MSAQEAQLHSKIRLLTDDIAVLRRRLAASPADSRPLQRQVIEADARVAALAERNEKLITTLRDARTQLLQLKEEVDRLAQPPSGYGVFLGAGPESTVEVFTSGRRMRLTVSPNVTVEDLHRGQQLRLNEALTVVEAGGFDPVGEVCSLREVLDGDRALVVGHADEERVVHLAAPLLDGPLKPGDSLLVDTKAGYAYEKVPKSEVEDLVLEEVPDVSYHDIGGLGRQIEQIRDAVELPFLHKELFLEYKLRPPKGVLLYGPPGCGKTLIAKAVANSLAKKVAEARGEEKVTSYFLNIKGPELLNKYVGETERTIRLIFQRAREKASDGTPVIVFFDEMDSVFRTRGTGVSSDVETTIVPQLLSEIDGVEGLENVIVIGASNREDMIDPAILRPGRLDVKIKIERPDAESASDIFAKYLTTDLPINEEDLAEFGGDRAATIDAMIQSTVARMYSEEDDNRFLEVTYANGDKEVLYFKDFNSGAMIQNIVDRAKKAAIKSLIEFGVPGLRVSHLQEAILDEFAENEDLPNTTNPDDWARISGKKGERIVYIRTLVSGKQSEGSRSIDTAPSTGQYL is encoded by the coding sequence ATGAGTGCGCAGGAAGCCCAGCTGCACAGCAAGATCCGGTTGCTCACCGACGACATTGCGGTGCTCCGTCGTCGGCTGGCCGCTTCGCCCGCGGATTCCCGTCCGCTGCAGCGCCAGGTGATCGAGGCGGACGCCAGGGTCGCGGCGTTGGCGGAGCGGAACGAGAAGCTGATCACCACGCTGCGGGACGCCCGGACGCAGCTGCTGCAGCTCAAGGAGGAGGTCGACCGGCTGGCTCAGCCACCCAGCGGCTACGGCGTCTTCCTGGGTGCAGGCCCCGAGTCGACCGTTGAGGTCTTCACCTCCGGCCGACGGATGCGCCTCACGGTGTCGCCCAACGTCACCGTCGAAGACCTGCACCGCGGCCAGCAGCTGCGATTGAACGAAGCGCTCACGGTCGTCGAGGCAGGCGGGTTCGACCCGGTCGGCGAGGTCTGCTCGCTCCGCGAGGTGCTGGACGGCGACCGCGCGTTGGTCGTCGGTCATGCCGACGAAGAACGGGTCGTGCACCTGGCCGCTCCGCTGCTGGACGGTCCGCTCAAACCGGGCGATTCCCTGCTGGTGGACACCAAGGCGGGCTACGCGTACGAGAAGGTCCCGAAGTCCGAGGTCGAAGATCTCGTGCTGGAGGAGGTCCCGGACGTCAGCTACCACGACATCGGCGGCCTCGGCCGTCAGATCGAACAGATCCGTGACGCCGTCGAGCTACCGTTCCTGCACAAGGAGCTGTTCCTCGAGTACAAGCTGCGCCCGCCGAAGGGTGTGCTGTTGTACGGGCCGCCCGGCTGCGGTAAGACCCTGATCGCGAAAGCGGTCGCGAACTCGTTGGCCAAGAAGGTCGCCGAGGCGCGCGGCGAGGAGAAGGTCACCAGCTACTTCCTCAACATCAAGGGTCCCGAGCTGCTCAACAAGTACGTCGGCGAGACCGAGCGGACCATCCGGCTGATCTTCCAACGGGCCAGGGAGAAAGCGTCCGACGGCACCCCGGTGATCGTCTTCTTCGACGAGATGGACTCGGTGTTCCGCACCAGGGGGACGGGGGTGTCCTCCGACGTCGAGACGACCATCGTCCCGCAGCTGCTGAGCGAGATCGACGGCGTCGAAGGTCTGGAGAACGTCATCGTGATCGGCGCCTCCAATCGTGAGGACATGATCGACCCGGCCATTCTGCGACCGGGTCGGCTGGACGTGAAGATCAAGATCGAACGCCCGGACGCCGAGTCTGCGAGCGACATCTTCGCGAAGTACCTGACGACCGACTTGCCGATCAACGAGGAGGATCTGGCCGAGTTCGGTGGCGACCGGGCCGCGACCATCGACGCGATGATCCAGTCGACCGTCGCGCGAATGTACTCCGAGGAGGATGACAACCGCTTCCTCGAGGTGACCTATGCCAACGGCGACAAGGAGGTCCTCTACTTCAAGGACTTCAACTCCGGCGCCATGATCCAGAACATCGTCGACCGCGCCAAGAAGGCGGCCATCAAGTCGCTGATCGAGTTCGGTGTCCCCGGCCTGCGGGTGAGTCATCTGCAGGAGGCGATCCTCGATGAGTTCGCCGAGAACGAGGATCTGCCGAACACCACCAACCCGGACGACTGGGCGCGCATCTCCGGCAAGAAGGGTGAACGGATCGTCTACATCCGGACGCTCGTGTCGGGCAAGCAGTCGGAAGGGTCACGGTCGATCGACACCGCTCCCAGCACCGGGCAGTACCTCTGA
- a CDS encoding pyridoxamine 5'-phosphate oxidase family protein → MPTMTDDQAQEFLAAPRIGVLSIARVDLEQRTAPLSIPIWYEYAPGGDLSIVTPVDSFKATVLRAAGRATLLVEESVPRIRYVSVECELADELPPDPAHTRAMASRYLPQDQIEQFLANVPIEGRFVLRPVRWRSADLG, encoded by the coding sequence ATGCCGACGATGACCGACGACCAAGCACAGGAGTTCCTCGCCGCTCCGCGGATCGGGGTGCTGTCCATCGCGCGCGTCGATCTCGAACAGCGCACGGCACCGCTGTCGATCCCCATCTGGTACGAGTACGCGCCCGGCGGCGACCTGTCGATCGTCACCCCGGTGGATTCGTTCAAGGCCACGGTGTTGCGCGCCGCGGGGCGGGCAACCCTCCTCGTCGAGGAGAGTGTGCCGCGGATCCGCTACGTCTCGGTGGAGTGCGAGCTCGCCGACGAGCTGCCACCGGATCCTGCCCACACTCGTGCGATGGCCTCGCGCTACCTCCCGCAGGACCAGATCGAGCAGTTCCTCGCGAACGTGCCGATCGAGGGCCGGTTCGTATTGCGTCCGGTCCGCTGGCGCAGCGCAGATCTGGGATGA
- a CDS encoding aldo/keto reductase yields MSAARWAIGTAVLGRPAYLNTGSSLPAERTRQALQDNTSAVLDAATSAGVDWVDTARSYGDAEAFLAHWLALRAHRPGFVAPTVSSKWGYRYVGGWRTDADVHEVKEHTLPRFRQQWQHSRELLGERIGLYQVHSLTPDSPLLADTALLAELAALREVGVAVGFSTSGPQQAETVRAASRISVDGTPLFSAVQSTWTVRETSVGPALQEAADSGMTVLVKEALANGLLATDPPAALAGVAAAHGSTPDAVALAAVAAQPFVSRVLIGASTVDQLRSNLTAVDLELTADELASLTATPDEPAVYWDRRSQLPWH; encoded by the coding sequence ATGAGCGCGGCACGTTGGGCCATCGGGACCGCGGTCCTCGGCCGTCCTGCGTACCTCAACACCGGCAGCAGCCTTCCTGCGGAGCGCACTCGGCAAGCATTGCAGGACAACACGTCCGCCGTGCTCGATGCAGCCACCTCGGCCGGTGTCGACTGGGTGGACACCGCTCGCTCCTACGGTGACGCCGAGGCCTTCCTCGCGCACTGGCTCGCACTACGCGCGCACCGCCCGGGCTTCGTGGCCCCCACCGTCTCCAGCAAATGGGGATACCGCTACGTCGGCGGATGGCGCACCGACGCGGACGTGCACGAGGTGAAGGAGCACACCCTGCCACGGTTCCGTCAGCAGTGGCAGCACTCGCGCGAGCTGTTGGGTGAGCGGATCGGGCTGTACCAGGTGCATTCGTTGACTCCGGACTCGCCGTTGTTGGCTGACACTGCCCTGCTGGCGGAGCTGGCTGCGCTACGTGAGGTCGGAGTGGCGGTGGGGTTCTCCACGTCCGGCCCGCAGCAGGCGGAAACCGTCAGGGCGGCGAGCCGGATCAGCGTCGACGGCACGCCGCTGTTCTCCGCCGTGCAGAGCACGTGGACCGTACGGGAGACCTCGGTCGGACCAGCGCTGCAGGAAGCAGCCGACAGCGGGATGACCGTGCTGGTGAAGGAGGCGCTCGCCAACGGCCTGCTGGCCACCGATCCACCAGCGGCGCTCGCCGGAGTTGCCGCCGCACACGGGAGCACCCCGGACGCGGTCGCTCTGGCCGCGGTCGCGGCGCAGCCGTTCGTGAGCCGGGTGCTGATCGGGGCGTCCACCGTTGATCAGCTGCGCAGCAACCTGACGGCCGTCGACCTGGAACTCACGGCGGACGAACTGGCCTCCCTGACCGCGACCCCGGACGAGCCTGCTGTGTACTGGGACCGGCGGTCGCAGCTGCCGTGGCACTGA
- a CDS encoding SDR family NAD(P)-dependent oxidoreductase, whose amino-acid sequence MVTNTVLITGASAGFGAAIARRFVADGHRVVATARRATKLQELHDELGDALLPIELDVTDAASVAALPDRLPAAFAEIDVLVNNAGLAKGLAPAAAAALSDWDTMIATNVSGLVHVTRAFLPGMVDRDRGHVVNLGSIAGTYPYPGGNVYGATKAFVHQFSLNLRSDLKGSRVRVSCIEPGMCGGTEFSTVRFDGDEEKVAALYDGAEPITADDIAESVAWVTSLPRHVNVNTIELMPVTQSSAALQIQRWS is encoded by the coding sequence ATCGTGACCAACACCGTCCTCATCACCGGTGCCAGCGCCGGATTCGGTGCGGCCATCGCCCGCCGGTTCGTCGCCGACGGGCATCGGGTCGTCGCCACCGCGCGTCGGGCAACCAAACTCCAGGAACTGCACGACGAACTCGGTGACGCGCTGCTGCCGATCGAACTCGACGTCACCGACGCCGCTTCGGTTGCCGCGTTGCCCGATCGACTCCCGGCGGCGTTCGCGGAGATCGACGTCCTGGTCAACAACGCCGGCCTGGCCAAGGGCCTCGCGCCGGCCGCCGCGGCTGCCCTCTCGGACTGGGACACCATGATCGCCACCAATGTCTCCGGTCTGGTGCACGTGACCCGCGCGTTCCTGCCCGGCATGGTGGACCGTGATCGCGGGCACGTCGTCAACCTGGGGTCGATCGCCGGTACGTACCCCTACCCGGGTGGCAACGTGTACGGCGCGACGAAGGCCTTCGTCCACCAGTTCAGCCTGAACCTGCGCTCCGACCTCAAGGGCAGCCGCGTCCGGGTGTCATGCATCGAGCCGGGAATGTGCGGTGGCACCGAGTTCTCCACCGTCCGCTTCGACGGCGACGAGGAGAAGGTCGCAGCGCTCTACGACGGCGCCGAACCGATCACCGCGGACGACATCGCCGAGAGTGTCGCCTGGGTGACGTCGTTGCCGCGGCACGTCAACGTGAACACCATCGAGCTGATGCCGGTCACCCAGAGCTCCGCCGCGCTGCAGATCCAGCGCTGGAGCTGA